A stretch of DNA from Streptomyces venezuelae:
GGGACACGTCACCTTCCTCGGTGCCGGTCCCGGCGATCCGGGTCTGCTGACGCTGCGCGCCGTCGAGGCGCTGTCGGCGGCGGACGTGCTGATCGCGGAGCCCGAGGTGCTCGACGTCGTACGGACGCATGCACGGGCGGGGGTGGACACGCCTCAGCTGACGGTTGCTGACGAACTGTCAGCAGCCGCCGGGGTGCCGGTTATCCGGGACGCCGCCAATCTTGTCATGGAGTCCGCGCGCTCCGGCAGGCGGGTCGTCCGTGCGGTCACCGGTGACCCCGGGCTGGACGGCAACGCCGCCGAGGAGATGCTCGCCTGCGCCGCGCAGGGCATCCCCTTCGAGGTGGTTCCGGGTGTCGCGACGGCGGTGGGTGTCCCGGCGTACGCCGGTGTGCCGCTGCGCGACAAGAGCGGTGCCGATGTGCGGTTCGTGGACGCGCGGACGGCGACGGCCCGCTGCTGGACCGAGGCCGGGGCCAGCACGGGCACCCTGGTGGTGTCCGCGACGCTGGAGACGGTGTCGGCTGCGGCCTCCGAGCTGGTGGCGGCCGGGCGCAAGCCCGAGACCCCGCTGACCGTGACGGTGGCGGGCACCACGACCCGGCAGCGGACCTGGAGCGCCACCCTCGGGACGATCGCCCAGGTGTTCAAGCAGGGCAAGATCCTGCCCTCGCCGGAGGGCGCCCGCCCGGTGATAGCCGTGGTCGGCGAGCACCACCCGGCGGCCCGGCGCGAGGACCTGTCCTGGTTCGAGTCGAAGCCGCTGTTCGGGTGGCGGGTGCTGGTTCCGCGTACGAAGGAACAGGCCGCTTCGCTCTCCGACCAGCTCCGTTCCTACGGCGCGGTGCCGCACGAGGTGCCGACCATCGCCGTGGAGCCGCCGCGCACCCCGCAGCAGATGGAGCGTGCGGTGAAGGGCCTGGTGACGGGCCGGTACGAGTGGATCGCCTTCACGTCCGTCAATGCGGTGAAGGCGGTTCGGGAGAAGTTCGAGGAGTACGGGCTGGACGCCCGGGCCTTCGCGGGCATCAAGGTGGCTGCGGTGGGCGAGCAGACGGCCGCGGCGCTGGTGGAGTTCGGTGTGAAGCCGGACCTGGTGCCCAGCGGTGAGCAGTCGGCGGCCGGGCTGCTGGAG
This window harbors:
- a CDS encoding uroporphyrinogen-III synthase is translated as MNPSSLNPSAFPGVAAQGHVTFLGAGPGDPGLLTLRAVEALSAADVLIAEPEVLDVVRTHARAGVDTPQLTVADELSAAAGVPVIRDAANLVMESARSGRRVVRAVTGDPGLDGNAAEEMLACAAQGIPFEVVPGVATAVGVPAYAGVPLRDKSGADVRFVDARTATARCWTEAGASTGTLVVSATLETVSAAASELVAAGRKPETPLTVTVAGTTTRQRTWSATLGTIAQVFKQGKILPSPEGARPVIAVVGEHHPAARREDLSWFESKPLFGWRVLVPRTKEQAASLSDQLRSYGAVPHEVPTIAVEPPRTPQQMERAVKGLVTGRYEWIAFTSVNAVKAVREKFEEYGLDARAFAGIKVAAVGEQTAAALVEFGVKPDLVPSGEQSAAGLLEDWPPYDPVFDPIDRVFLPRADIATETLVAGLIELGWEVDDVTAYRTVRASPPPADTREAIKGGGFDAVLFTSSSTVRNLVGIAGKPHNVTVIACIGPATAKTAEEHGLRVDVLSPEPSVSKLAEALAEYGAARREAAKAAGETVARPSERRPGARRRRTT